GCGGCAGTGGCCAGTGGGACCATGCTGACGATCGTCAGGGCGCGATCCGCCTGGCGCAGCGCCGCGGCTACGGCGGCGCCGCCGGGCGCGTCTTGCGCCAGCAGGAGGACGATCGGACCGATCCCCGCCTCGCGCAGGCGCTGATGCGTCGCGGCTAGCGCGGCAGCGTCCTCGACCGTGCTGCAGGCGCTCCCACCACGGCGGAGCAGCGCAGCGCAGGCGGCGCGGCTCGCCGTGCGCGGCTCGAAGAGCATGACGCGGGGCGGCGACGCTGGTGCGCGGGGCGCTGGCTCGGCGGAGGGCAGTGGGTCCCCTTGTGTCGTCAGCGGCACCGCGAAGGAGAAGGTGCTGCCGCGGCCCTCCTCACTCTCCGCGCCGATCTGACCGCCCAGGAGCTCGACCAGGCGCCGGCTGATCGACAGGCCGAGACCGGTGCCGCCGTACTTGCGACTGGTCGACGCGTCGGCCTGGGTGAAGGCGGTGAAGAGCGTGCCGAGCGTCTGCGGCGGAATGCCAATGCCGGTGTCCCTGACCGCGCAGCGCAGCTCGATTCGGTCGCTGCCCAGCGGGGCAGCGCTGACCGAGAGGACGACCTCCCCCGTCGCCGTGAACTTGATCGCGTTGCCGGCGAGGTTGGCGATGATCTGCCGCAGGCGGGCGGCGTCGCCGTGGAGCCGCAGCGGCATGCTCGGATCGACGATGCAGGCGTAGTCCAGGCCCTTATGCTGCGCGCGCACCGCGAGCAGGTCGTTGATGCCCTCGAGCAGCTCGAGCAGCTCGAAGGGCTGCTCGTCGAGGTCCAGCTTGCCGGCCTCGATCTTCGAGAGATCGAGGATGTCGTTGAGCAGGCCGAGCAGCCCGGTGGCACCCGCATGCAAGGTGGTCGTGTAGCGCTGCTGAAGCTCGTCGAGCGCCGTCTCGCCGAGCAGATCGGTCATCCCGATGATCGCATTCATCGGCGTGCGGATCTCATGGCTGACGTTGGCCAGAAACTCGGCCTTGGCCCGATTCGCGCCCTCGGCCTGCCGCCGCGCCTGAACGAGCTCGCTGACATCGACGAGGTTGATGACGACGCCCTGGTAGCTGTTGTCGCGGTAGATCGGCTGGATCCGTACGATGGCATCACGCGCGGCGAGGCGCTGCTCGACGACGACGGGGGTCGAGTTGGGCCGGCTGGCAAAGGTTGGAAGCAGCAGCGCCAGGCGCTCGCTCAGCAGCGCGTCGGGCAGCTCGAGCAGGGGTCGGTCGATCGCCTGCTCGGCGCTCAGGGGCAAGAAGGCCGCGAGGCTCGCGTTGGCGGCGACGACCGTACCTTCGCGGTTGGCGAAGACGACGCCCTGATCCATGCCGGTGATGATCGCGTTCAGCTTCTGGTTCTCGCGCAGCGCCGCGTCCTGCGCGGCCTGGATCCGCTGATGACCGAGGCCGATCGCCAGCAGACCGATCAGCAGCAGGCTGAGGTGGGCGACCGTGAGGGCGCCAATGCGCGCGGCGAGCAGCGCTTGGTAGGGCTTGTAGGGCACGCTGACGCTGATGCCGCCGCGGACATCGCCGACGCTGTAGCCTTGCCGTCGATGGCAGGCCAGACAGGAGGCGTCGGTCAGCAGCGGACGGAGCAGGCGCAGGTGCGGCTCACCGTGCAGGGGGACGATCCCCGCCACCTGCAAGGCGCCCTCGTTGAGGCGCTCGAGGGCGCGGCGCTCCCAGGGATCGGGGGCGTTCTGTGGGCGTAGGGGACGCAGGCTCGTGATGCGTCCAGAAACGGCATGCGCCTGGTTCTGTAGATCGAGCACGGCGCGGGTCATGTACGAGGGGTTGATCAGCGTCAGCTTCTCACCCTTCGGGGTGACGATGTCGCGCTCTTCGACCAATCCCATCAAGTAGGGATTGGGCGGCGTCGCGGCACTCACCCGCGCATAGACGCCGCCGAGCTTGGCGTTCCAGGCGCGGTAGAGCAGGTCCTTGTCGAAGAGGGCGCGGGCCTTGGCGATGGCCGTCTCTTGTACGGCCTCGGCCGTGCCGTGGCGATTCCAGTAGAGCGAGGCCGCGATCACCGCGATCCAGGCTGCCGCCAGCCCCCAGGCATAACGATTGAGCCTTCCGATCGCTGGCCGTTTGGCTGCCATGAGCGTGTCCTTGGTCGGTAGATCGAGCCGAGAACGATTCTATACGGCGGTCTTGGCGCGACAAAGTGCGCGCCCGAATGGCGATCGGACGCTTGACTTGGCGCGCGCTCCGCGCATGCTAGCGCCGCGTTGCTTCCGCCGCAGCCGGCAGGGTGATCGCTGCCGGGTCGCGCTCGCGCGGCCAGGGGGAGGAAAGTCCGAGCTCCATAGGGCAGGGTGCCGGGTAACGCCCGGTGGGGGTGACCCCAAGGACAGTGCCACAGAAAGCAAACCGCCGGAGGTCGCCGGCCCGCGCTCTCGCGGGACGCCGGCCGCGGTAAGGGTGAAAGGGTGCGGTAAGAGCGCACCGGGGGCCTGGCAACAGGACTCGCATGGCAAACCCCACCCGGAGCAAGACCGAACAGGGAGGGCCCGATCCTCGTGGTCGGGCCGGGGCGGCCCGCTCTCATCCCAGGTAAGGTCGCTCGAGCCGGCTGGTAACAGTCGGCCTAGAGGAATGATCGCCACGCGCGGCGGGCAACCAAGGCGCGGACAGAACTCGGCTTACGGCCGGTCTGCGACGGAATGCAACGCTCTCGCAGCTTCTCGTTGAAGACTCGTTGACGAAGAGGAAACCATGATCAATCAGAAAATCGAAGACGCCCTGAACCGACAGATCAACCTCGAGCAGGCCTCGGCCCAGCTCTACCTGGCGCTGAGCGCGCACTGCGAGGCGAAGAGCTTTCGCGGTTTCGCCCACTGGCTCCGTCAGCAGGCGCAGGAGGAGACGGCTCACGCGATGAAGCTCGTGACCTTCCTGCTCGACCGCGGAGGCCGCCTCGATCTGCGGGTTATCGAAGCGCCGCCGAAGGAGTTCGGGACGGTCACGCAGGTCTTCGAGCAGGTGCTCGAGCACGAGCGGAAGATCACCGGCAGCATCAACGCGCTCTTTGAGTGCTCGCGCCAGGAGAAGGACTTCGCCAGCGAGATCACGCTCCAGTGGTACGTGACCGAGCAGGTAGAGGAGGAGGCCACGGCGAGCCAGATTGTCGATCAGCTGCACGCGATCGGCGAAAAGGGTGGCGGGATCTGGTATCTCGACTCGAAGCTCGGCAAGCGCGGCACGAAATAGGCGCCCGCAGCAGGAGGCGCGACGCTTGGGCTCAAAGCTGAGCGTCGTGCCTCAGCTCGCAAGCGGGGATCATTGGGGGCTCACCCCAGCGTCGGCGCGCGCTGACCCCGTGGATCGCGCGCCGAGGGCCTTGGCGCCCGCGACGGGCCTGGCCTCCGCAGCATCTCCTGGCGTCGCATCCGCGCTCGCGGTTGCCGCTTCCGGCGCAAGACTCGGCGCAGCACTCGGGGCGGGCGAGGCAGCGGCCTGCGCCGCGGCCAGCCGGCGCCGCAGCTCGGCCTCTTCCTCGGCATTCTGCCGTTCCTGCGCCAGCACGAGGCTACCCTGCTCGGCGAGGATCGCCGGCCGGCTGATCAGATCGATGAAGGTGAAGCCGAACATGAAGATCAGAAAGACGCCCGACGCGAAGAAGACCAGCTGGTGCAGCCGCGGGTCGTACTTGAGGTGCATAAAGTAGCCGACCACGAGGCCGGCCTTGATCAGCGCGACGAAGAGCGCCAAGTAGAGCGCGCCGGAGCCGAGGTCCGCGTAGGAGATCCCTACGGTGACGCCGGTCAGGGCGATCAACGCGGCGTAGATCCCCAGATAGACGCGCACGGGCGTGATTGGGTGGGCGCCGGGCGCGGCGCCGCCGTCGAGGACGACCTGCTCGCTCATGGTTCGAGGCTCCTCATCGCATCAGCTCGATCTGCTCGTCGCACCGGCGCTCATCGCACCAGATAGAGGAGCGGGAAGAGGAAAATCCAGATCAGGTCGACGAGGTGCCAGTAGAGCCCGACGTTCTCTACCGGCGTGAAGTACGCGCGCGAGAAGTCAAGCCTTCCCGCGCGCCGCCAGACCCAGGCCAGGAGCAGAATGCCGATCAAGACGTGCAACCCATGCAGCGCCGTCATCGCGAAGTAGAGCCCGAAGAAGATGTGCGGCTTACCGGCGAAGGTGAGGGCGAAGGTGTTCGCCCCCGCCCGGGCGCCCCAGACCTCTGGGTCCTCGGCGGCGCCGTTGAAGGCGGCGCTGTGGGCGAGCTGCGCGCCGCTGACTGTCAGCGTCGTCTCGGCGCGCGTGATCGCGCGCACGGGCATGTGATGAGCGGAGAGGGCCCGCAGCAAGGCATCACGACTGACGGAGTAGCTGGGGTCGAATTGGAAGTGGACCTGCTCCGGCGCCGAGCGCAGGCGAAAGGCGTGCTGCAGTCGCGCGCGCTGCGCGTCGTCGAGCATCCCCTGCGCCGTCAGGTAGCTGCCGGGAAGCAGCCCATCGTGGAACTTATGAGCGTACTCGACGTACTTGACGCCGAGGAAGGTGCAGGCGAGGGCGATCGTGACGAGAAGGTTGCGGCGCAGCGAACGCAAGGCGCCGCGTTGCGCCGCGTGCACCGCCAGGACCATCGTCAGGCTGCTCGTGATCAGGACGACCGTATTGAGCGCGCCCATCGGTACGCTGAGGTGCTCGTGCGCGCTGAGCATCGTCTCCGGATAGAAGAAGCGCACGGCGCCATAGGCGAGGAAGATCCCGCCGAAGAACATCAGCTCCTGCGCGAGGAAGAGCCACATCCCGAACTTGGCCGACGCTTCCTGCTGCGCCGCCGTATGGAAGTGGTGCTGCAGGAAGGGCGCCTGGTCGCCTGTTGGCTTGCTCACGGCTTGCATGTCCTCGTGCGCCAACGGATCGGCGACTAGCTCGCCGCCGCCGTGGCGGTCTGTGAATCGTCTCGGAAATCATAGGGTCCTCGGCTGCAGACCGGATCGTCATCGAAGTTGGAGGTCGGTGGCGGGCTCGCCGTCTGCCACTCCAGCGTGGCCCCGCCCCAGGGGTTGGCAGGGGCGCGCTGCCCGTAGAACAACGAATGCAGCAGATAGCCGGCCATGATCAGGAAGCCGAGGGTCAGCAGCTGCGAGCCGAACGAGGAGAGGCGGTGCAGCAGCTCGAAGAGCGGTAGCTGGTCGGGAGCGACGAGGTCGTAGCTGTGGTAGCGCCGCGGCATGCCCTGCGCGCCCAGGAGGAACTTGGGGAAGAAGGTGCCGTTGAAGCCGACGAAGACCAGCGCCGCGCCGACTCTGCCCCAGCGCTCGCTGAACATCCTCCCGGTGAACTTGGGCCACCAGTGGTGCAGTCCGCCGAGGAAGGCGATCACGGTCCCGCCCATCATCACGTAATGGAAGTGGGCGACGACGAAGTAGGTGTCATGCAGATGGATGTCGGGGGTCAGCGAGCCGAGGAAGATGCCGGTCAAGCCGCCGATGGTGAAGGTGAAGAGGAAGACCAGGGCGTAGAGCATCGCCGTGGTCAGGGCGATCGATC
The Pseudomonadota bacterium DNA segment above includes these coding regions:
- a CDS encoding DUF3365 domain-containing protein, coding for MAAKRPAIGRLNRYAWGLAAAWIAVIAASLYWNRHGTAEAVQETAIAKARALFDKDLLYRAWNAKLGGVYARVSAATPPNPYLMGLVEERDIVTPKGEKLTLINPSYMTRAVLDLQNQAHAVSGRITSLRPLRPQNAPDPWERRALERLNEGALQVAGIVPLHGEPHLRLLRPLLTDASCLACHRRQGYSVGDVRGGISVSVPYKPYQALLAARIGALTVAHLSLLLIGLLAIGLGHQRIQAAQDAALRENQKLNAIITGMDQGVVFANREGTVVAANASLAAFLPLSAEQAIDRPLLELPDALLSERLALLLPTFASRPNSTPVVVEQRLAARDAIVRIQPIYRDNSYQGVVINLVDVSELVQARRQAEGANRAKAEFLANVSHEIRTPMNAIIGMTDLLGETALDELQQRYTTTLHAGATGLLGLLNDILDLSKIEAGKLDLDEQPFELLELLEGINDLLAVRAQHKGLDYACIVDPSMPLRLHGDAARLRQIIANLAGNAIKFTATGEVVLSVSAAPLGSDRIELRCAVRDTGIGIPPQTLGTLFTAFTQADASTSRKYGGTGLGLSISRRLVELLGGQIGAESEEGRGSTFSFAVPLTTQGDPLPSAEPAPRAPASPPRVMLFEPRTASRAACAALLRRGGSACSTVEDAAALAATHQRLREAGIGPIVLLLAQDAPGGAAVAAALRQADRALTIVSMVPLATAARASSPDDSVAHAQLTKPLKRRDLSRILARVERGERVTALSSRRTTMRHALAPTRRLDLLLVEDNQTNQLVATTHLVRLGHRVDVASSGAEALATLSRRRYDAVLMDIQMPVLDGLETTARIRDPQSAVLDHQVPIVAMTAHALPSDRRRFLEAGMNDFLGKPVSRAEIAAVLGRCLGGLGPGTEEAVIAAQPASVPPREPVAAPPSYETFEAETLLQRWEGDVPMVSLLASVFSEEAPALLDGLDRALAAADPAALRAAAHKLKGAASNLAAGTVVAFAGELEHDPRLALAEPRIAALRGAVDALLGELSRAELLPPRA
- a CDS encoding ferritin; its protein translation is MINQKIEDALNRQINLEQASAQLYLALSAHCEAKSFRGFAHWLRQQAQEETAHAMKLVTFLLDRGGRLDLRVIEAPPKEFGTVTQVFEQVLEHERKITGSINALFECSRQEKDFASEITLQWYVTEQVEEEATASQIVDQLHAIGEKGGGIWYLDSKLGKRGTK
- a CDS encoding cytochrome C oxidase subunit IV family protein yields the protein MSEQVVLDGGAAPGAHPITPVRVYLGIYAALIALTGVTVGISYADLGSGALYLALFVALIKAGLVVGYFMHLKYDPRLHQLVFFASGVFLIFMFGFTFIDLISRPAILAEQGSLVLAQERQNAEEEAELRRRLAAAQAAASPAPSAAPSLAPEAATASADATPGDAAEARPVAGAKALGARSTGSARADAGVSPQ
- a CDS encoding cytochrome c oxidase subunit 3, which translates into the protein MVLAVHAAQRGALRSLRRNLLVTIALACTFLGVKYVEYAHKFHDGLLPGSYLTAQGMLDDAQRARLQHAFRLRSAPEQVHFQFDPSYSVSRDALLRALSAHHMPVRAITRAETTLTVSGAQLAHSAAFNGAAEDPEVWGARAGANTFALTFAGKPHIFFGLYFAMTALHGLHVLIGILLLAWVWRRAGRLDFSRAYFTPVENVGLYWHLVDLIWIFLFPLLYLVR